A DNA window from Parabacteroides johnsonii DSM 18315 contains the following coding sequences:
- a CDS encoding 6-bladed beta-propeller, with translation MKRRTAIGAVVLSVLAGIGIVGCQQSEISESLVTIDVKADYPEKELTLQDFMEVEYIPLETNDEFITQGSVKAIGRDYLVVTNRINDGNIYMFDRKTGKGVRKINRMGQGAEEYAFINGIVLDEDNGEMFVNSASMKKIFVYDLQGNFKRSFNHAEGAEYLEVYDYDKDNLICYDMSLYYKDGEKRENKFYHALISKQDGSVTRGIPIPFDIVKAPFVQKGDMVAVSAVRSITPYRENWLLVETSSDTVYRYTSAKGKLTPFLVKKSTTEPDVMLSMGVVTDRYYFMQAIEKVFNFEKGRGFPSSDLMYDKQEAAVFKPVVFNADNDKRVELVMHPEGGEIASFQSLSADQLVEGYQNNELKGRLKEIAGRLNEESNPVIMLVKYKK, from the coding sequence ATGAAAAGAAGAACTGCAATAGGGGCGGTTGTCCTATCCGTTTTAGCCGGAATAGGAATAGTAGGGTGCCAGCAATCCGAAATATCCGAATCCCTTGTGACTATTGACGTAAAAGCTGATTATCCGGAAAAGGAGCTGACCCTCCAGGATTTTATGGAGGTGGAATACATCCCGTTGGAGACGAATGACGAGTTCATTACGCAAGGGAGCGTCAAGGCAATCGGGCGTGACTATTTAGTCGTGACAAACCGCATTAATGACGGTAATATTTATATGTTTGACAGGAAGACCGGTAAAGGAGTAAGAAAAATTAATAGAATGGGGCAAGGTGCCGAAGAATATGCTTTTATCAACGGGATTGTCTTGGACGAAGATAACGGGGAAATGTTTGTCAATAGTGCTTCAATGAAAAAGATATTCGTGTACGACTTGCAGGGAAACTTCAAGAGAAGTTTCAACCATGCGGAAGGGGCGGAATATTTGGAAGTGTACGATTATGACAAAGATAACCTGATATGTTATGATATGTCTCTATATTATAAGGATGGCGAGAAAAGAGAGAACAAATTTTACCATGCGCTCATATCGAAACAAGACGGAAGTGTCACCCGGGGTATTCCAATCCCATTTGATATCGTTAAAGCACCTTTTGTACAAAAGGGAGATATGGTTGCAGTCTCTGCTGTACGCTCGATAACTCCATATCGGGAAAACTGGTTGTTGGTTGAAACCTCTTCCGATACGGTGTATCGATATACATCTGCAAAAGGTAAGTTGACCCCGTTCCTTGTGAAAAAGAGTACTACGGAACCTGACGTTATGCTTAGCATGGGTGTTGTTACTGACCGTTATTATTTTATGCAAGCCATAGAAAAAGTGTTTAACTTCGAAAAGGGAAGAGGATTCCCGAGTTCGGACTTGATGTACGACAAACAGGAGGCTGCCGTATTCAAGCCTGTTGTGTTTAATGCGGATAATGATAAACGGGTGGAATTGGTTATGCATCCGGAAGGTGGAGAGATCGCCTCATTTCAAAGCTTGTCGGCAGATCAACTGGTTGAAGGCTATCAGAATAACGAGTTGAAAGGGCGACTGAAGGAAATCGCAGGCAGATTGAACGAAGAGTCTAACCCGGTTATCATGCTGGTAAAGTACAAGAAGTAA
- a CDS encoding DUF2975 domain-containing protein — MKKQLNLICVLIFFFVGLSLVPSIYSMSNAFMDGFEVGMSQAEDVHGQETTNISAEILTPMTLSLWPKSLAVTSDKLFNHKDQEWYPASHIQTVVWAKSKDTVITRYASFLVLIGIFFIIKAIVQFYKLINAINHEVIFDWMNVRRLNRIGRNLLISFMLAQAYMITNYWEATRLFELEGYEHNFWCDFQPMTLIMGLIALLVGRIFAIGLQMKEEQELTI; from the coding sequence ATGAAAAAGCAATTGAATTTAATCTGTGTATTGATATTTTTCTTTGTCGGTTTGTCTTTAGTTCCGAGCATCTATTCGATGAGCAATGCTTTTATGGACGGCTTTGAAGTCGGAATGTCGCAGGCGGAAGATGTGCATGGACAGGAAACAACAAACATTAGTGCGGAAATATTAACTCCGATGACTCTTAGTCTATGGCCGAAATCTTTGGCTGTCACTTCGGATAAACTATTCAACCATAAAGATCAGGAATGGTATCCGGCTTCACATATCCAAACAGTAGTCTGGGCGAAATCCAAAGATACCGTAATTACAAGATATGCAAGTTTCCTTGTGCTGATCGGCATATTCTTTATAATAAAGGCGATCGTACAATTCTATAAGCTTATCAATGCGATTAATCACGAGGTGATCTTCGATTGGATGAATGTACGCCGTTTGAATCGCATCGGGCGCAATCTGCTGATTTCTTTTATGCTGGCACAGGCTTATATGATAACGAATTACTGGGAGGCAACCCGATTATTCGAGTTAGAAGGTTATGAACATAATTTCTGGTGTGACTTTCAGCCGATGACATTGATAATGGGCCTGATTGCTTTATTGGTAGGCCGTATTTTTGCAATCGGTCTGCAGATGAAAGAAGAACAAGAGTTGACAATTTAA
- a CDS encoding DUF2461 domain-containing protein → MNVEIIQFLTELRQNNNREWFQANKSRYDFLRKVFIDEVQQLIDRIALFDPEIAGLEAKDCLFRIYRDIRFSPDKTPYKIHFAAYMASCGGRGSERAGYYIHLEPGGCLLSGGVWCPPPALLKALRKDIYENIEDFVAIMEKPAFKKTYPTMEGEVLKRMPAGYPSDFKYDEILRHKDFSVVSYKPDEFFFEPDWMDKAIEDFKLLYPFNQFLNYTVDEYLGRV, encoded by the coding sequence ATGAATGTTGAAATAATACAATTCCTGACGGAACTGCGTCAGAACAATAATCGGGAATGGTTCCAGGCTAATAAAAGCCGTTACGATTTCCTTCGCAAGGTCTTTATTGACGAAGTACAACAACTGATTGACCGGATCGCCCTCTTCGATCCGGAAATAGCGGGATTGGAGGCGAAAGATTGCCTGTTCCGCATTTACCGGGATATTCGTTTTTCACCGGACAAGACTCCGTATAAGATTCACTTTGCAGCCTATATGGCTTCCTGTGGGGGACGAGGTAGCGAACGTGCAGGCTATTATATTCATCTTGAACCGGGTGGCTGCCTGCTTTCGGGTGGTGTTTGGTGTCCGCCGCCGGCCTTATTGAAAGCGCTTCGTAAAGACATTTATGAAAATATAGAAGATTTTGTCGCCATCATGGAAAAACCGGCTTTCAAGAAGACATATCCGACGATGGAGGGCGAAGTCCTGAAACGTATGCCTGCCGGCTATCCTTCCGATTTCAAATATGACGAAATCCTACGCCATAAAGATTTCAGTGTCGTCTCCTATAAACCGGATGAATTCTTTTTCGAACCGGATTGGATGGATAAGGCTATTGAAGATTTCAAACTTTTATATCCGTTCAACCAATTCTTGAATTATACAGTGGATGAGTATTTAGGAAGAGTCTGA
- a CDS encoding DUF2975 domain-containing protein, with protein sequence MKKRLNIFALLILMALSIHTGYTLFYSWGEISTAYKEGYEKAGKLPRQSNLSDLSRHDICIRKKLGSTAIIDSIYNIKTNSYIPTDIQKIQISIPDNQSVGYQVSIAIMVLLLVPAVIAVIVLFLRLIGAIQSALLFTKTNVLRLRWIGGCLLLIAVIYTIGNYMELAFVRSVVEISGYEITSEGMIEFPALINALIAFLAAEVFAIGLRLKEEQEFTI encoded by the coding sequence ATGAAAAAACGATTGAATATATTTGCCCTATTGATACTTATGGCTTTGAGTATCCATACCGGATATACTCTATTTTATTCCTGGGGGGAAATTTCTACAGCTTATAAAGAAGGGTATGAGAAGGCGGGGAAATTACCAAGGCAGTCCAATCTGTCGGATTTGTCCAGGCATGATATTTGTATTAGGAAGAAGCTTGGGAGTACAGCGATAATTGATTCGATTTATAATATAAAAACGAATAGTTATATTCCAACAGATATACAAAAGATACAAATAAGCATTCCAGATAATCAAAGTGTAGGTTACCAAGTGTCAATTGCTATAATGGTATTACTCTTGGTTCCGGCTGTAATAGCCGTGATTGTCCTTTTTTTGAGGTTGATTGGTGCGATACAATCTGCTTTGCTATTTACGAAAACAAACGTGTTACGCTTGAGATGGATTGGTGGATGTCTGTTGTTGATTGCTGTTATATATACGATAGGCAATTATATGGAACTGGCATTTGTCCGCTCTGTAGTAGAAATATCCGGTTATGAAATTACAAGTGAAGGAATGATTGAATTCCCCGCTCTGATAAATGCTTTAATAGCATTCTTGGCTGCGGAAGTTTTTGCGATTGGATTGAGATTGAAAGAAGAGCAAGAGTTTACGATATAA
- the sppA gene encoding signal peptide peptidase SppA translates to MKQFFKTVFASTLGVLVALGIVTMGSIFFIIGVAASADGSSEYKPDKNTVFKLSLDGVLVDQTVKNPFSELMGESSNQMAVSDVIKAIRRAKANDNIKGIYLEAGSLSTGFAGIEAIRRELVDFKDSGKFIVSYGDFYTQGSYYLCSVADSVFLNPQGSVSLVGLASQGIFFTGLAEKVGVEHYIFKVGTYKSAVEPFFLKKFSDANREQLTSFLGSVWGNLTTAIEKSRNISSDELNRYLNEGLAMGQASNAIDYKLADGLRYRYEVENCVKEMAGQDVKGKLKTAGVDKIVSIKVKEKENKNKIAVLYAEGEIRDEDSSSPFSADEQVISEEMANKLRKLKDDDDVKAVVFRVNSPGGSAYISEQIWKEVVELKAKKPIVVSMGNYAASGGYYISCAANKIVAERTTLTGSIGVFGVVRNFTGTFDKVGVTTDVVKTNTFADLGDMSRPMREDEKALIQRGVEQTYDLFLTRCADGRGMTKAEIDSIGQGRVWTGEQALERGLVDQLGGMDDAIKEAATLAELTDYSVTVADGPKDFFTKFMEKQMDEAKVSIAKSVMGEEQFKLFSTIRRAETESGIIARMPFDIKGL, encoded by the coding sequence ATGAAACAATTCTTCAAAACAGTATTTGCATCCACGCTGGGCGTGTTGGTTGCTTTGGGAATCGTAACAATGGGTTCCATTTTTTTCATCATAGGAGTAGCTGCCAGTGCTGACGGTTCTTCTGAGTACAAACCGGATAAGAATACGGTGTTCAAGTTGTCTTTGGATGGTGTCTTGGTCGATCAGACAGTGAAGAATCCTTTCTCGGAACTAATGGGAGAAAGTAGTAACCAAATGGCTGTATCGGATGTGATCAAAGCAATCCGTCGTGCAAAAGCAAACGATAATATCAAAGGTATTTATCTGGAAGCCGGTTCGCTTTCTACTGGCTTTGCAGGAATCGAAGCGATCCGCCGCGAACTGGTGGACTTTAAGGATAGCGGTAAGTTTATCGTGTCATACGGTGATTTTTATACGCAGGGTTCTTACTACCTGTGTAGTGTGGCCGACTCTGTTTTTCTGAATCCACAGGGGAGTGTCTCATTGGTAGGACTTGCATCACAGGGCATATTCTTTACCGGTTTGGCTGAAAAAGTCGGAGTGGAACATTATATTTTTAAGGTCGGAACTTATAAGAGTGCCGTAGAACCGTTTTTCCTGAAAAAGTTTAGTGATGCTAATCGTGAACAGTTGACTTCTTTCTTGGGCAGCGTATGGGGAAACTTGACAACCGCTATTGAGAAAAGCCGTAATATATCTTCCGACGAATTGAATCGCTACTTGAACGAAGGCCTTGCAATGGGTCAGGCTTCCAATGCTATTGATTATAAATTGGCAGACGGGCTTCGTTACCGTTATGAAGTGGAAAACTGTGTGAAAGAAATGGCCGGACAGGATGTAAAAGGCAAGCTGAAAACGGCAGGAGTGGACAAAATTGTCTCTATCAAAGTAAAAGAAAAAGAGAACAAGAATAAGATCGCTGTCCTGTATGCGGAAGGTGAAATCCGAGACGAAGATTCTTCTTCTCCTTTCAGTGCCGACGAACAGGTGATTTCAGAAGAAATGGCAAATAAATTGCGCAAGCTGAAAGATGACGATGATGTAAAAGCCGTAGTCTTTCGTGTGAACTCTCCGGGCGGTAGCGCTTATATCTCCGAACAGATATGGAAAGAAGTGGTCGAGCTGAAAGCTAAGAAGCCGATCGTTGTTTCGATGGGTAACTATGCTGCTTCCGGTGGCTATTACATTTCTTGTGCTGCTAACAAGATTGTGGCTGAACGTACGACCCTGACAGGTTCAATCGGGGTATTCGGTGTCGTTCGTAATTTTACCGGAACATTTGATAAGGTAGGTGTAACTACGGATGTCGTAAAGACAAATACATTCGCTGACTTGGGAGATATGAGCCGTCCGATGCGTGAAGATGAAAAGGCACTGATCCAGCGTGGTGTAGAACAGACGTATGATTTATTCCTGACCCGTTGCGCAGATGGCCGCGGTATGACAAAGGCTGAGATCGATTCGATCGGACAAGGACGTGTTTGGACTGGTGAACAGGCGTTGGAGAGAGGCTTGGTCGATCAGCTGGGGGGTATGGATGATGCAATCAAAGAGGCTGCGACTCTGGCGGAATTGACTGATTATTCTGTAACAGTAGCAGATGGTCCGAAAGATTTCTTTACCAAATTCATGGAGAAGCAGATGGATGAAGCAAAAGTCTCCATCGCCAAATCGGTAATGGGCGAAGAGCAATTCAAACTGTTCTCAACGATCCGCCGGGCTGAAACGGAATCCGGTATTATTGCCCGTATGCCGTTTGATATAAAAGGTTTATAA
- a CDS encoding DUF3836 domain-containing protein — MKTSVLSKSILVLAVMFLCNLAMSAASPREYMYDTKEENGKVISKVIFLNDNGLLNKEVKYEFSYNENGKVSEKKAYRWNKSKDEWVPYYLTTYSYDAETGEINTTYGMWDKKKKDFSLNVQNMVAPATSYNDIFS; from the coding sequence ATGAAAACTTCAGTTTTAAGTAAAAGCATTCTTGTTCTTGCAGTTATGTTCTTGTGTAATCTTGCAATGAGCGCAGCCTCTCCCAGAGAGTATATGTATGATACGAAGGAAGAGAATGGTAAAGTTATTTCAAAAGTCATTTTCTTGAATGACAATGGACTTTTAAATAAAGAAGTTAAATATGAATTTTCTTACAATGAAAACGGCAAAGTGTCAGAAAAGAAGGCATATCGCTGGAATAAAAGTAAGGATGAGTGGGTTCCCTATTATCTGACAACTTATTCATACGATGCAGAAACAGGAGAAATCAACACCACATACGGAATGTGGGATAAAAAGAAGAAAGATTTTAGCTTAAATGTCCAGAATATGGTTGCTCCGGCAACAAGTTATAACGACATTTTCTCATAA
- a CDS encoding TrpB-like pyridoxal phosphate-dependent enzyme: MESKKFLLQEKDIPTAWYNIVADMENKPLPPLNPKTKEPLKPEDLYPLFAKGLVDQEMNQTDAWIEIPEEVREMYKIWRPTPLVRAYGLEKALDTPAHIYFKNESVSPVGSHKLNSAIPQAYFCKKEGVTNVTTETGAGQWGASMAMAAKHFGLELAVYMVKVSYNQKPYRRSIMQTFGAEVIASPSMSTRAGRDIITKHPNYQGSLGTAISEAVELAMQTPNCKYVLGSVLNHVMLHQTVIGLEAEKQMEMAGEYPDVVIACFGGGSNFSGIAFPFLRHKLTQGKDIRIMAAEPASCPKLTRGQFQYDFGDEAGYTPLLPMFTLGHNFAPANIHAGGLRYHGAGSIVSQLKKDGLMDAVDIQQLETFNAATLFARSEGIIPAPESSHAIAAAIREAEQAKIEGKPRTILFNLSGHGLIDMAAYDQYLAGDLTNYEVTDADVEKNLSEIEKIIK; the protein is encoded by the coding sequence ATGGAAAGTAAGAAGTTTTTACTGCAGGAGAAAGATATTCCTACAGCCTGGTACAATATCGTAGCAGACATGGAGAATAAACCGCTTCCTCCGCTCAACCCCAAAACAAAGGAACCGCTCAAGCCTGAAGATCTCTATCCTCTATTTGCCAAAGGATTGGTAGACCAGGAAATGAACCAGACGGATGCCTGGATCGAAATCCCGGAAGAAGTTCGCGAGATGTATAAAATCTGGCGTCCGACTCCGTTGGTCCGCGCTTACGGACTTGAAAAAGCGCTCGATACACCGGCTCACATCTACTTCAAGAACGAAAGTGTCAGCCCTGTCGGATCTCATAAACTGAATTCCGCTATTCCACAAGCCTATTTCTGTAAAAAGGAGGGCGTAACCAATGTAACGACCGAAACAGGTGCCGGACAATGGGGAGCTTCCATGGCTATGGCGGCCAAACATTTCGGATTGGAACTGGCTGTCTATATGGTAAAGGTCAGCTACAACCAGAAACCCTACCGCCGTTCTATCATGCAGACGTTCGGAGCCGAAGTGATCGCCTCGCCCAGTATGAGTACACGTGCAGGCCGCGACATTATCACCAAGCACCCGAATTATCAGGGAAGCCTGGGAACGGCTATCTCCGAAGCGGTCGAGTTGGCTATGCAAACCCCCAACTGCAAATATGTATTGGGTAGCGTGCTGAACCATGTGATGCTCCACCAGACGGTTATCGGTCTGGAAGCAGAAAAACAGATGGAGATGGCGGGAGAATACCCGGACGTGGTTATCGCTTGTTTCGGTGGTGGTTCGAACTTCTCCGGTATCGCATTCCCATTCTTGCGTCATAAGCTGACACAAGGAAAAGATATCCGTATCATGGCAGCAGAACCGGCTTCCTGCCCGAAACTGACACGCGGACAATTCCAGTACGACTTCGGTGACGAAGCCGGCTATACGCCACTGCTTCCGATGTTCACCTTAGGTCACAACTTCGCCCCGGCCAATATACATGCAGGCGGTTTGCGTTATCACGGTGCAGGTTCTATCGTCAGCCAATTAAAGAAAGACGGCCTGATGGATGCTGTAGATATCCAACAGCTTGAAACATTCAATGCAGCCACGTTATTCGCCCGGAGCGAAGGTATCATACCGGCTCCCGAATCTTCCCACGCTATCGCTGCTGCCATTCGCGAAGCAGAACAGGCTAAGATCGAAGGCAAACCGCGTACGATCCTGTTCAACCTGTCCGGTCACGGCTTGATCGACATGGCCGCTTATGACCAGTATCTGGCAGGCGATCTGACAAACTACGAAGTCACAGACGCCGATGTAGAGAAGAATCTTTCGGAGATAGAAAAGATCATCAAGTAA
- a CDS encoding DUF2975 domain-containing protein — protein MKSKSIRILSILILLLSMVVLGDGFQGFKDGWNSAGRDLDKKPEGKIHRVEVALNPAVAYSLPDTLQLADNRKIPYQIGNIALGMKTDKVYELFSGIIGFVSAPVSLFLIVWAGLSFFRFIRDVQRQQIFIRPNVKRLRVICWMLLFVGIMRNMFTGVDYFLLLKDSSVSFPGYQIAGFEFEYSTFFLALLFGLFAEIFALGVKLKEEQDLTV, from the coding sequence ATGAAATCGAAAAGTATAAGGATATTGAGTATTTTGATACTGCTTCTTTCTATGGTGGTGTTGGGTGACGGCTTTCAGGGCTTTAAAGACGGATGGAACAGTGCCGGCCGTGATTTGGATAAGAAGCCGGAAGGAAAGATCCATCGTGTGGAAGTGGCATTGAACCCTGCTGTCGCATATAGTTTGCCCGATACGTTGCAACTGGCGGATAATCGGAAAATACCTTATCAGATAGGAAATATCGCTTTGGGGATGAAGACCGATAAGGTCTACGAGCTGTTTTCGGGCATTATAGGATTTGTTTCCGCACCGGTCTCTCTGTTCCTGATTGTTTGGGCGGGATTGTCTTTCTTCCGTTTTATCCGGGATGTGCAACGGCAGCAGATATTCATTCGTCCGAATGTCAAGAGACTCCGTGTTATTTGCTGGATGTTGTTGTTTGTCGGGATTATGAGGAATATGTTTACAGGGGTGGACTATTTTCTGCTGTTAAAAGATAGCAGTGTCTCTTTCCCCGGCTATCAGATTGCCGGTTTTGAGTTTGAATATAGTACGTTCTTTTTAGCTCTCTTGTTCGGCCTTTTTGCCGAAATATTTGCATTGGGGGTTAAATTGAAAGAGGAACAGGATCTGACGGTTTAA
- a CDS encoding DUF2975 domain-containing protein encodes MKRNLNTLCFVLVMLCIVALLSNNIDALQLCYEMGKGTAYTDATQRSFLIKTMIRAVDMNILLIAGILLIIVVSKINKGLVFVWQNITLFRWIGYLLGIHALVSSAINYVEKQASETFEGNPFDYQGVIAAIFVLMVAEIFAIGLRMKEEQDLTV; translated from the coding sequence ATGAAACGGAATTTGAATACCTTATGTTTTGTATTGGTGATGCTTTGTATTGTCGCTCTTTTATCAAATAATATAGATGCTTTACAGCTTTGCTATGAAATGGGGAAAGGTACGGCTTATACTGATGCTACACAGAGAAGTTTTTTGATAAAGACTATGATTCGTGCCGTAGATATGAATATATTGTTGATAGCAGGCATACTTTTGATTATAGTTGTCTCGAAAATAAATAAGGGACTTGTTTTTGTCTGGCAGAATATCACATTGTTCAGGTGGATCGGATATTTGTTGGGTATTCACGCTTTGGTTTCTTCTGCTATTAATTATGTGGAAAAACAGGCATCAGAGACTTTTGAAGGAAATCCGTTTGATTATCAAGGAGTGATCGCAGCAATATTTGTCTTAATGGTCGCGGAGATTTTTGCGATTGGCCTGAGAATGAAAGAAGAACAGGATCTGACGGTCTAA
- a CDS encoding DUF2975 domain-containing protein, producing MSKTSKNTSLGVITGVFIFFLVLLGTNTFNEAYIQLKHSVVDEHIHAVLFYSLELIVLLFIAYGVCKVISNINEQKFFVKINYMLFYYMGVALLFLPLLHGLGDALDTAHDWKIIPMDVPVWSAMGTFLLIIAEIFRYGIRMKEEQDLTV from the coding sequence ATGAGCAAAACATCTAAAAATACAAGTTTGGGAGTAATAACAGGAGTGTTTATTTTCTTTTTGGTTCTGCTTGGAACCAACACATTTAATGAGGCTTATATACAATTGAAACATAGTGTTGTAGACGAACATATACATGCAGTTTTATTCTATTCGCTGGAATTGATAGTTCTGCTCTTTATTGCTTATGGTGTTTGCAAGGTCATTAGTAATATCAATGAACAGAAGTTTTTTGTGAAGATAAATTATATGCTTTTCTATTATATGGGAGTTGCATTGCTCTTTTTGCCTTTGCTTCATGGATTAGGAGATGCTTTGGATACAGCCCATGATTGGAAAATCATACCTATGGATGTTCCTGTTTGGAGTGCAATGGGTACATTTCTACTTATCATTGCAGAAATTTTTCGTTACGGAATACGGATGAAAGAAGAACAAGATTTGACAGTTTAA
- a CDS encoding helix-turn-helix domain-containing protein — translation MAIIVNLDVMMAKRKIALGDLADRIGITPANLSILKTGKAKAIRFSTLEAICKELDCQPADILEFKEDET, via the coding sequence ATGGCTATAATAGTGAATTTGGATGTGATGATGGCAAAAAGAAAGATCGCTTTGGGCGATTTGGCTGATCGTATCGGTATTACCCCGGCAAACCTTTCGATCTTAAAAACGGGTAAAGCCAAAGCTATACGCTTTTCTACTCTTGAGGCAATTTGTAAGGAGCTCGATTGCCAACCGGCGGATATACTCGAATTTAAGGAAGATGAAACGTGA
- a CDS encoding CPBP family glutamic-type intramembrane protease gives MDKIVKLLLAQLGFVFLGVFLSLPFFVTEKEEEGTDVYWMISGLSLGTLFLAWYIFSKKYVRFNMQTWSLRSLKAVLLTILLSFSFFFLADSLGNWVNWSNERWSNGISILRKMSHHSFGLVFLLASPIVEELLFRGSILRLLLEKERLAPKYAILASALIYGALNPGENIPYFLFGLLLGYLYYRSGSLSLCILSTMIMNGIPVLLTICYPDVRSVYELMGVLPFIGLVVLSVLLSAGCLYGLNRSFGVPAWQVSRNMDDTSGGVLINE, from the coding sequence ATGGATAAGATTGTAAAATTGTTGCTTGCCCAACTCGGATTTGTATTTTTGGGTGTTTTTCTGTCGCTTCCCTTTTTTGTGACGGAAAAGGAAGAGGAGGGAACGGATGTCTATTGGATGATATCGGGCCTGTCTTTGGGGACTCTCTTCCTTGCATGGTATATATTTTCTAAAAAATATGTCCGGTTCAATATGCAGACTTGGTCGCTCCGATCTTTGAAGGCGGTACTCTTGACCATTTTACTGAGTTTTTCCTTTTTCTTTTTGGCGGATAGCTTGGGTAACTGGGTGAATTGGAGCAATGAACGGTGGAGCAATGGGATAAGTATCCTGCGAAAGATGAGTCATCATTCGTTCGGACTCGTGTTCCTTTTAGCCAGTCCGATTGTCGAAGAACTTTTGTTTCGTGGTTCCATACTACGTTTACTACTTGAGAAAGAAAGGTTGGCTCCTAAATATGCCATTTTAGCTTCGGCTCTGATATACGGAGCTCTCAATCCGGGCGAGAATATCCCGTACTTCCTTTTCGGCTTGCTTTTAGGATATCTTTATTACCGTTCCGGCAGTTTGAGCTTATGTATTCTTTCGACTATGATTATGAATGGAATTCCCGTTCTGCTTACAATTTGTTATCCGGATGTCCGTTCCGTATATGAATTGATGGGAGTGCTTCCTTTTATCGGGCTTGTAGTTCTGAGTGTACTACTGTCAGCCGGTTGTCTTTATGGATTGAATAGGAGTTTTGGTGTGCCGGCCTGGCAAGTATCGAGAAATATGGATGATACGTCCGGTGGTGTTTTAATTAACGAATAA